A single genomic interval of Raphanus sativus cultivar WK10039 unplaced genomic scaffold, ASM80110v3 Scaffold3633, whole genome shotgun sequence harbors:
- the LOC130506764 gene encoding uncharacterized protein LOC130506764 isoform X1 — MAGVSLKCGDCGALLKSVEEAQEHAEITSHSNFAESTEAVLNLVCTTCSKPCRSKTESDLHTKRTGHTEFVDKTMETVKPISLEAPKTAMEIDNPDGSSGSGDAPQVEMVVPDVDKNILEELEAMGFPKARATRALHYSGNASLEAAVNWVVEHENDPDVDEMPKVPANSNAGPPKPALTPEEVKIKAQELRERARKKKEEEEKRMEREREKERIRIGKELLEAKRIEEDNERKRIILLRKAEKEEERRAREKIRQKVEEDKAERRRKLGLPAEDPAASAKPSVPVVEEKKSSLPIRPATKTEQMRECLRSLKQAHKEDDAKVKRAFQTLLTYMGNVAKNPDEEKFRKIRLTNQTFQERVGSLRGGIEFMELCGFEKMEGGEFLFLPRDKIDSAVINSAGTELNSAINNPFFGVL; from the exons ATGGCAGGAGTATCGCTAAAGTGTGGTGATTGTGGCGCGTTGCTGAAGTCAGTGGAGGAGGCTCAGGAGCATGCTGAGATCACTTCTCACTCCAATTTCGCCGAGTCCACCGAGGCCGTGCTCAATCTCGTCTGCACTACTTGCAGCAAGCCTTGCCGCTCTAAAACC GAAAGCGATTTGCATACGAAAAGGACAGGGCATACTGAGTTTGTGGATAAGACAATGGAGACTGTAAAACCTATCAGCTTGGAAGCTCCTAAGACTGCTATGGAGATTGACAACCCTGATGGTTCCAGTGGTAGTGGAGATGCTCCTCAAG TAGAGATGGTTGTTCCAGACGTTGACAAAAACATTCTCGAGGAACTTGAAGCGATGGGCTTCCCTAAAGCTCGTGCTACTCGAGCACTCCACTACTCTG GTAATGCCAGTCTGGAGGCTGCAGTTAATTGGGTGGTGGAGCATGAGAATGATCCTGACGTAGACGAAATGCCAAAG GTACCTGCTAACTCTAATGCTGGACCTCCTAAACCTGCTCTTACGCCAGAAGAAGTCAAGATAAAAGCACAAGAACTAAG GGAACGTGCacggaagaagaaagaagaggaagaaaaacgGATGGAACGTGAAAGAGAGAAG GAGCGAATTAGGATTGGCAAGGAACTCCTAGAAGCAAAGCGGATAGAAGAAGATAACGAAAGAAAACG TATAATCCTTTTGCGTAAAGccgagaaagaagaagaaagacggGCTAGGGAAAAGATCCGTCAAAAAGTTGAAGAAGACAAG GCTGAAAGAAGGCGAAAACTAGGACTGCCTGCAGAAGATCCTGCGGCTTCTGCAAAACCCTCAGTGCCAGTTGTGGAGGAGAAGAAG agTTCATTGCCTATTAGACCCGCCACTAAGACTGAACAAATGAGAGAATGCTTGAGGTCGCTTAAGCAAGCCCACAAG GAGGATGATGCTAAAGTGAAGAGAGCGTTCCAGACACTCCTGACTTATATGGGAAATGTCGCCAAGAATCCAGATGAAGAGAAATTCCGAAAAATTAGACTTACCAACCAAACATTTCAG GAGAGGGTTGGTTCACTGAGAGGAGGCATAGAGTTCATGGAGCTATGTGGGTTTGAGAAAATGGAAGGAGGAGAGTTCTTGTTCTTGCCAAGGGACAAGATAGATTCAGCTGTTATCAACTCAGCTGGAACAGAGCTCAATTCCGCTATCAACAACCCTTTCTTTGGTGTTCTTTAA
- the LOC130506763 gene encoding ubiquitin carboxyl-terminal hydrolase 2-like yields the protein MGKKAKKKASRSPTKENHSKKVSEQPSETGEIAEGDAVQAVKEKQACVHFGKGVNLDKMLERIKSSPQIKCQECKEGVRGAKAKGNKGKHAFSSSAAAEPKADKKAIWVCLECGAFVCGGVGLPTGAQSHVVRHIRLTRHRLMIQWENPQLRWCFPCQSLLPVEKEENGEKKDVLVEVVKLMKERSLNSLAPSDAEEQSSGSGSITSDIKLQGAAVTSSGIEARDGYVVRGLVNLGNTCFFNSIMQNLLSLDQLRDHFLKEDASGIVGSLASSLRKLFTETKPEAGLKSVINPRVFFGSFCVKAPQFRGYDQHDSHELLRCLLDSLSTEESALRKKRGVSDNDEKSTTLIESVFGGETSSIVSCIECGHSSKVYEPFLDLSLPVPFKKTPPKKLQTVSLAKKAKLPPKRVTKHASKVSEVSKVLPAKALSDLKSPGKAAVVTGDSDASSSSVAPIDNGTVSETHSVDKQASESVTQCDTVFDSFWLDIIGPEPLGDETNVDTEDNVSDKITTTEANQILPGPNIPSNASISLADQTLEGNAERLMQDNDESAKAETILDEKDVQATQPDECTATSGVSTEINQASCTGGDPGLGESSSSVNPWDEEELPLMVADSQVLYMPYKENISYDDKPGEGEASSSSFVAGDHEPQDNDFVGLGGLFDEPEVTEGPVVFGPPCKAEASSGGVGFMAFSSESDPEEIDDSDSPVSVERCLAHFTKPEVLSDDNAWNCENCSKNLKLQRLREKRNSKKEDSRSSNNTSNGWVSEIEDGEADGSAVKQDPSDGSSNVNDNGREAMSSNSANDSESDGSQDEGGEDSEKVITVKRDATKRVLINKLPPVLTIHLKRFSQDLRGRLSKLNGHVAFKEVIDLRQYMDSRCSGEAPPVYRLAGLVEHSGTMRGGHYVAYVRGGGQKGKESVWYNVSDAHVRQVSLDKVMHSEAYILFYERFFTQD from the exons CatgctttttcttcttctgctgctGCTGAGCCAAAAGCTGACAAAAAGGCTATTTGGGTTTGTTTGGAATGTGGGGCTTTTGTCTGTGGAGGTGTTGGTCTGCCAACCGGAGCGCAGAGTCATGTTGTCAGGCACATTAGATTGACTCGCCACCGGTTGATGATTCAATGGGAAAACCCTCAGTTAAGATGGTGCTTTCCGTGCCAGTCGTTGCTCCCTGTTGAAAAAGAAGAGAACGGTGAGAAGAAAGATGTGTTGGTGGAGGTTGTAAAACTGATGAAAGAGCGGTCTTTGAACAGTTTAGCTCCATCTGATGCCGAAGAGCAGAGCTCAGGAAGTGGCAGTATCACTAGTGACATCAAATTACAAGGTGCTGCTGTGACCAGTAGTGGTATAGAAGCAAGAGATGGTTACGTTGTGCGAGGGTTAGTTAACCTTGGGAACACATGTTTCTTTAACTCGATAATGCAGAATCTTCTTTCCTTGGATCAGTTACGTGATCACTTTTTAAAGGAGGATGCGTCTGGTATCGTTGGGTCACTTGCTTCTTCCCTCAGAAAATTATTTACCGAAACGAAACCAGAAGCAGGGTTAAAGAGTGTGATAAACCCTAGAGTCTTTTTTGGGTCTTTCTGTGTTAAGGCACCACAGTTTAGAGGATACGACCAGCATGACAGTCACGAGCTGCTACGCTGTTTGCTAGATTCCTTGAGCACCGAAGAATCAGCATTGAGAAAGAAGCGTGGTGTTTCTGATAACGATGAGAAATCTACTACTCTCATAGAATCTGTATTCGGAGGCGAAACGTCTAGCATCGTTTCTTGCATTGAGTGTGGGCATTCATCAAAAGTCTATGAGCCGTTCTTGGATCTCTCTTTACCCGTACCGTTCAAGAAAACCCCTCCTAAAAAGCTGCAAACCGTTTCTCTAGCAAAGAAAGCTAAGCTTCCACCAAAAAGAGTCACTAAGCATGCGTCAAAGGTGAGTGAAGTTTCAAAAGTCCTCCCAGCTAAGGCTCTGTCGGATCTGAAATCTCCCGGAAAAGCTGCGGTTGTCACAGGTGATTCAGATGCATCCTCTTCCAGTGTAGCGCCAATTGATAATGGTACGGTCTCAGAGACTCATTCTGTTGATAAGCAGGCCTCAGAAAGTGTAACACAATGTGATACTGTTTTCGATAGCTTCTGGTTGGATATTATTGGACCAGAACCCCTTGGAGATGAGACGAATGTGGATACGGAAGATAATGTTAGTGACAAAATCACAACTACTGAGGCTAATCAAATTCTTCCAGGTCCAAATATTCCTTCCAATGCCTCAATTTCGTTGGCTGATCAGACTTTGGAAGGTAACGCAGAGAGGCTGATGCAAGATAATGACGAATCTGCAAAGGCAGAAACCATCTTGGATGAAAAAGATGTACAAGCTACGCAGCCTGATGAATGCACGGCTACGAGCGGTGTTTCTACTGAAATCAATCAAGCTAGTTGCACTGGTGGTGATCCTGGTTTAGGTGAAAGTTCTTCCTCGGTGAATCCTTGGGATGAGGAAGAGCTTCCTCTGATGGTAGCAGACTCGCAAGTTCTGTACATGCCATACAAAGAAAACATATCCTACGATGATAAACCAGGCGAGGGTGAGGCATCATCATCGTCATTTGTTGCTGGTGATCATGAACCGCAAGACAATGATTTTGTTGGTTTAGGCGGTTTATTTGATGAGCCTGAGGTTACTGAAGGGCCTGTTGTTTTTGGACCTCCTTGTAAGGCTGAAGCTTCTTCGGGAGGTGTTGGTTTTATGGCGTTCAGCAGCGAGTCTGATCCTGAAGAAATCGATGACTCGGATTCACCTGTGTCTGTAGAGAGGTGCTTGGCTCATTTCACTAAGCCTGAGGTTTTGTCGGACGACAACGCTTGGAACTGCGAGAACTGCTCAAAGAACCTGAAACTCCAACGGTTGAGGGAAAAGAGAAACTCCAAGAAAGAAGATTCGAGATCAAGCAACAATACCAGCAATGGATGGGTGAGTGAAATTGAAGATGGAGAAGCCGATGGTTCTGCTGTGAAGCAAGATCCAAGTGATGGTTCTAGTAATGTCAATGATAATGGAAGAGAAGCTATGAGTTCTAACTCAGCTAACGACAGTGAATCCGATGGAAGTCAAGACGAAGGCGGCGAAGACTCTGAGAAAGTGATAACAGTGAAAAGAGATGCAACTAAAAGAGTACTTATAAACAAACTTCCACCTGTCTTAACCATTCATCTAAAGCGATTCAGCCAAGACCTGCGTGGTAGGCTAAGTAAGTTAAATGGTCATGTTGCTTTCAAAGAAGTCATCGATCTTCGACAGTATATGGACTCAAG GTGCAGCGGAGAAGCTCCGCCAGTTTATAGATTGGCGGGATTGGTGGAGCATTCAGGGACGATGAGAGGAGGTCACTATGTGGCCTATGTTAGAGGAGGAGGTCAGAAAGGAAAAGAGAGTGTGTGGTATAACGTAAGCGATGCACATGTCCGTCAGGTTTCGTTGGACAAGGTTATGCATTCAGAAGCGTACATCTTGTTCTACGAACGTTTCTTCACACAAGactaa
- the LOC130506764 gene encoding uncharacterized protein LOC130506764 isoform X2, producing the protein MAGVSLKCGDCGALLKSVEEAQEHAEITSHSNFAESTEAVLNLVCTTCSKPCRSKTESDLHTKRTGHTEFVDKTMETVKPISLEAPKTAMEIDNPDGSSGSGDAPQEMVVPDVDKNILEELEAMGFPKARATRALHYSGNASLEAAVNWVVEHENDPDVDEMPKVPANSNAGPPKPALTPEEVKIKAQELRERARKKKEEEEKRMEREREKERIRIGKELLEAKRIEEDNERKRIILLRKAEKEEERRAREKIRQKVEEDKAERRRKLGLPAEDPAASAKPSVPVVEEKKSSLPIRPATKTEQMRECLRSLKQAHKEDDAKVKRAFQTLLTYMGNVAKNPDEEKFRKIRLTNQTFQERVGSLRGGIEFMELCGFEKMEGGEFLFLPRDKIDSAVINSAGTELNSAINNPFFGVL; encoded by the exons ATGGCAGGAGTATCGCTAAAGTGTGGTGATTGTGGCGCGTTGCTGAAGTCAGTGGAGGAGGCTCAGGAGCATGCTGAGATCACTTCTCACTCCAATTTCGCCGAGTCCACCGAGGCCGTGCTCAATCTCGTCTGCACTACTTGCAGCAAGCCTTGCCGCTCTAAAACC GAAAGCGATTTGCATACGAAAAGGACAGGGCATACTGAGTTTGTGGATAAGACAATGGAGACTGTAAAACCTATCAGCTTGGAAGCTCCTAAGACTGCTATGGAGATTGACAACCCTGATGGTTCCAGTGGTAGTGGAGATGCTCCTCAAG AGATGGTTGTTCCAGACGTTGACAAAAACATTCTCGAGGAACTTGAAGCGATGGGCTTCCCTAAAGCTCGTGCTACTCGAGCACTCCACTACTCTG GTAATGCCAGTCTGGAGGCTGCAGTTAATTGGGTGGTGGAGCATGAGAATGATCCTGACGTAGACGAAATGCCAAAG GTACCTGCTAACTCTAATGCTGGACCTCCTAAACCTGCTCTTACGCCAGAAGAAGTCAAGATAAAAGCACAAGAACTAAG GGAACGTGCacggaagaagaaagaagaggaagaaaaacgGATGGAACGTGAAAGAGAGAAG GAGCGAATTAGGATTGGCAAGGAACTCCTAGAAGCAAAGCGGATAGAAGAAGATAACGAAAGAAAACG TATAATCCTTTTGCGTAAAGccgagaaagaagaagaaagacggGCTAGGGAAAAGATCCGTCAAAAAGTTGAAGAAGACAAG GCTGAAAGAAGGCGAAAACTAGGACTGCCTGCAGAAGATCCTGCGGCTTCTGCAAAACCCTCAGTGCCAGTTGTGGAGGAGAAGAAG agTTCATTGCCTATTAGACCCGCCACTAAGACTGAACAAATGAGAGAATGCTTGAGGTCGCTTAAGCAAGCCCACAAG GAGGATGATGCTAAAGTGAAGAGAGCGTTCCAGACACTCCTGACTTATATGGGAAATGTCGCCAAGAATCCAGATGAAGAGAAATTCCGAAAAATTAGACTTACCAACCAAACATTTCAG GAGAGGGTTGGTTCACTGAGAGGAGGCATAGAGTTCATGGAGCTATGTGGGTTTGAGAAAATGGAAGGAGGAGAGTTCTTGTTCTTGCCAAGGGACAAGATAGATTCAGCTGTTATCAACTCAGCTGGAACAGAGCTCAATTCCGCTATCAACAACCCTTTCTTTGGTGTTCTTTAA